One segment of Rosa chinensis cultivar Old Blush chromosome 6, RchiOBHm-V2, whole genome shotgun sequence DNA contains the following:
- the LOC121050136 gene encoding uncharacterized protein LOC121050136, whose amino-acid sequence MFEAHFLSSGFVVMLFHYDGNVDEWMQFQWNDLVIYVSAVNQTKWWFAKHFLHPDVVDQYSRILLRDEDLGVDNFNPQRYVSIVRKEGLEISQPALDFFKTEVNYMEKLSKEEGIQKKLSKDILQYKAHIIKIFAEHRHN is encoded by the exons atgttcgaagcacat TTTTTGTCAAGTGGTTTTGTTGTGATGCTTTTTCATTATGATGGTAATGTTGATGAGTGGATGCAATTTCAATGGAATGATCTTGTCATTTATGTGTCTGCAGTCAATCAAACAAAATG GTGGTTTGCAAAGCATTTCTTACATCCTGATGTAGTTGATCAATATAGTCGCATTCTTCTACGGGATGAGGACCTTGGAGTTGACAATTTCAATCCTCAACG GTATGTGTCCATTGTTCGAAAGGAAGGGCTTGAAATATCACAACCGGcacttgattttttcaagacaGAGGTGAACTACATGGAGAAACTTTCGAAAGAGGAGGGGATTCAGAAGAAACTCAGCAAGGATATTTTGCAATATAAAGCTCATATAATCAAGATATTTGCGGAACATAGGCACAATTAG